A single region of the Streptomyces sp. NBC_01803 genome encodes:
- a CDS encoding glycosyltransferase family 2 protein translates to MSESAVAPESPAATTKPAPTVSVVVPTRDRPELLRRAVTAILGQRYDGPIECVVVFDQSDPAEVDVTTATTATTGGDRTLRYLRNDRTPGLAGARNTGILAATGELVAFCDDDDEWLPGKLSAQVELLARHPETPLVSAGIIVSYGDRDIPRLAPDRPLGRADFLRDRIMEVHPSTVLVRRAVLLDRIGLVDEDIPGGYGEDYEFLLRAADAGGIRAVHQPLVRVLWHARSFFFDRWKMIISALDYLLEKHPDFRTEPVGIARIEAQLAFAHAGLGDMPSARRCAARAFRHNWREQRLYAALLASTHLVKVDTIVKLAHRAGRGI, encoded by the coding sequence ATGAGCGAAAGCGCCGTGGCACCGGAGTCCCCGGCAGCGACGACCAAGCCCGCCCCCACCGTCAGCGTCGTGGTCCCCACCCGGGACCGCCCCGAGCTGCTGCGCCGGGCGGTCACCGCCATTCTGGGCCAGCGCTACGACGGCCCCATCGAGTGCGTCGTCGTCTTCGACCAGAGCGATCCCGCCGAGGTGGACGTCACGACCGCCACCACCGCCACGACCGGCGGCGACCGCACCTTGCGCTACCTGCGCAACGACCGCACCCCCGGTCTGGCCGGTGCCCGCAACACCGGCATCCTCGCCGCCACCGGCGAACTCGTCGCGTTCTGCGACGACGACGACGAGTGGTTGCCCGGAAAGCTCAGCGCCCAGGTCGAGTTGCTGGCCCGTCACCCCGAAACACCCCTGGTCTCGGCCGGGATCATCGTCAGCTACGGCGACCGCGACATCCCCCGGCTCGCCCCCGACCGGCCGCTGGGCCGCGCCGACTTCCTGCGCGACCGGATCATGGAGGTGCACCCCAGCACCGTCCTCGTCCGCCGCGCCGTCCTGCTGGACCGCATCGGACTGGTGGACGAGGACATCCCCGGCGGATATGGCGAGGACTACGAGTTCCTGCTGCGCGCCGCCGACGCCGGCGGCATCCGCGCCGTGCACCAGCCGCTGGTCCGTGTCCTGTGGCACGCGCGGTCGTTCTTCTTCGACCGCTGGAAGATGATCATCTCCGCGCTGGACTACCTGCTCGAAAAACACCCCGACTTCCGCACCGAGCCGGTCGGCATCGCCCGCATCGAAGCCCAACTCGCCTTCGCCCACGCGGGACTCGGCGACATGCCGAGCGCCCGCCGCTGCGCCGCCCGCGCGTTCCGGCACAACTGGCGCGAACAGCGGCTCTACGCCGCCCTGCTGGCCAGCACCCACCTGGTGAAGGTCGACACGATCGTCAAGCTCGCGCACCGCGCCGGCCGAGGGATCTGA
- a CDS encoding sulfotransferase family protein, translating into MTDPVTNTVSGQVPRPGQRFVFIGGLHRSGTTPLARTLAAHPQVSGFHETGAMEDEGQYLQSVYPTAAARTRSGPGRFALSPAAHITETSPLADPANRDRLIADWSRYWDLDREFLVEKSPANLVMTRFLQKLFPEARFIVIMRHPAIVTLSTKKWAPRTRLSTLFENWFRAHDLLREDAASIGHLHLLTYESLVASPGETLDRVRDFLGLSGPIPTGAVQDRSGGYRSRWLHLAEATDPFNRRRFRRLCERFEDRANAYGYSLTDIDRVPPADLSPRPAA; encoded by the coding sequence GTGACAGATCCAGTGACCAACACGGTGTCGGGGCAGGTGCCGCGCCCCGGGCAGCGGTTCGTCTTCATCGGGGGCCTGCACCGCAGCGGCACCACGCCGCTGGCCCGCACCCTGGCCGCTCATCCGCAGGTCAGCGGCTTCCACGAGACGGGCGCGATGGAGGACGAGGGCCAGTATCTCCAGTCGGTCTATCCGACGGCGGCGGCCCGCACGCGCTCGGGTCCCGGCCGGTTCGCGCTGTCCCCGGCGGCCCACATCACGGAGACGTCGCCGCTGGCGGACCCGGCCAACCGGGACCGGCTGATCGCCGACTGGAGCCGGTACTGGGACCTGGACCGTGAATTCCTGGTGGAGAAGTCTCCCGCGAATCTCGTCATGACGCGCTTCCTCCAGAAGCTCTTCCCCGAGGCCCGCTTCATCGTGATCATGCGGCACCCGGCGATCGTCACCCTCTCGACAAAGAAGTGGGCGCCGCGCACGCGGCTCTCCACGCTGTTCGAGAACTGGTTCCGCGCGCACGACCTCCTCCGGGAGGACGCGGCGAGCATCGGGCATCTGCACCTGCTCACGTACGAGAGCCTGGTGGCCAGTCCGGGCGAAACGCTGGACCGGGTGCGGGACTTCCTCGGCCTGTCGGGCCCGATCCCGACCGGTGCCGTGCAGGACCGGAGCGGCGGCTACCGCTCGCGCTGGCTCCATCTGGCCGAGGCCACCGACCCGTTCAACCGCAGGCGCTTCCGCCGGCTGTGCGAGCGCTTCGAGGACCGGGCCAACGCCTACGGATACAGCCTGACCGACATCGACCGCGTTCCCCCGGCCGATCTCTCCCCGCGCCCCGCCGCCTGA
- a CDS encoding sugar transferase, which yields MLLLGIDATVAVTAGAAASATRFGGFGTGIGTGYLLFSVTVFPLCWVLALAMSRAYDPRFLFIGPDEYQRTLLAGAALTSAVAVVSYAAKLEIARGYVALALPGALLLDLLCRFAVRKWVHHNRAESARFMQRVIAVGYERSIAVLATELHRHRYHGMRVVGACLPPHRPHRQRVADCDIPVYGRFADIAEVVERTHADTVAVLSCPELQGPELQRLAWELEESDVDLLVAPALIDVAGPRTTIRPVDGLPLVHVDHPTLSGGRRVAKELIDRAGAAVALLLLAPLLLLIGLAIRLTSPGPALFRQTRIGKDGAPFTLLKFRSMYTEAESRVAELRAANDHDGVLFKLRDDPRVTPLGRTLRRYSLDELPQLVNVVAGRMSLIGPRPPLPDEVERYPSDMYRRLVVKPGMTGLWQVSGRSDLSWEESVRIDLRYVENWSLALDAMILWRTVFAVLRSRGAY from the coding sequence GTGCTCCTCCTCGGCATCGACGCCACCGTCGCCGTCACGGCCGGGGCGGCGGCCTCGGCGACCCGGTTCGGCGGCTTCGGCACCGGGATCGGCACCGGCTACCTCCTCTTCAGCGTCACCGTCTTCCCGCTGTGCTGGGTCCTCGCGCTCGCGATGAGCCGCGCCTACGACCCGCGCTTCCTGTTCATCGGACCCGACGAGTACCAGCGCACCCTTCTCGCGGGCGCGGCGCTCACCTCGGCCGTCGCGGTCGTCTCCTACGCCGCCAAGCTGGAGATCGCACGCGGCTACGTCGCCCTCGCGCTGCCGGGCGCCCTCCTGCTCGACCTGCTGTGCCGCTTCGCCGTCCGCAAGTGGGTGCACCACAACCGGGCGGAATCGGCCCGGTTCATGCAACGGGTCATCGCCGTCGGATACGAGCGCTCCATCGCCGTCCTCGCCACCGAACTGCACCGGCACCGTTACCACGGCATGCGCGTCGTCGGCGCCTGCCTGCCCCCGCACCGGCCCCACCGGCAGCGCGTCGCGGACTGCGACATCCCGGTCTACGGCCGCTTCGCCGACATCGCGGAGGTGGTGGAGCGGACCCACGCCGACACCGTGGCGGTGCTGTCCTGCCCCGAGCTCCAGGGGCCCGAACTCCAGCGGCTGGCCTGGGAGCTGGAGGAGAGCGACGTCGATCTGCTGGTCGCGCCCGCGCTGATCGACGTCGCCGGACCGCGCACCACCATCCGCCCGGTCGACGGCCTGCCGCTGGTGCACGTCGACCACCCGACGCTCTCCGGCGGGCGGCGGGTGGCCAAGGAGCTGATCGACCGCGCCGGCGCCGCGGTCGCGCTGCTCCTCCTCGCGCCGCTGCTCCTCCTCATCGGTCTCGCGATCCGCCTGACCAGCCCCGGCCCCGCGCTGTTCCGGCAGACCCGGATCGGCAAGGACGGGGCGCCGTTCACCCTGCTGAAGTTCCGCTCCATGTACACCGAGGCCGAGAGCCGGGTCGCGGAGCTGCGGGCGGCCAACGACCACGACGGCGTGCTGTTCAAACTCCGCGACGACCCGCGCGTCACCCCGCTCGGCAGAACGCTGCGCCGCTACTCACTGGACGAACTGCCGCAGCTCGTCAACGTCGTGGCCGGCCGGATGTCCCTGATCGGCCCGCGCCCGCCGCTGCCCGACGAGGTCGAGCGCTACCCCAGCGACATGTACCGGCGCCTGGTCGTCAAGCCGGGTATGACGGGCCTGTGGCAGGTCAGCGGCCGGTCCGACCTCTCCTGGGAGGAGTCGGTCCGCATCGACCTGCGCTACGTGGAGAACTGGTCCCTCGCCCTGGACGCGATGATCCTGTGGCGCACGGTCTTCGCGGTCCTGCGGTCGCGCGGGGCGTACTAG
- a CDS encoding O-antigen ligase family protein, which yields MPGSLPRWPLYALFVAFPLWWTLGLGDMIWPLVAIPMTVLLLRHGELRAPKGFGLWLLFLVWLLASGIQIDTGGRMIGFLYRALIYLAATVIFLYVYNGTERDLPARRVALVLTAYWAAVIAGGYLGVLLPHGSLDTPMAHLVPQGLQRNELVAHMVNPRFSQGNPDGFWQNEPRPSAPFAYTNGWGHNYAELIPFVLVALAHLRRGPMFRLILVLLPVSLVPAFLTVNRGMFVALGLGLGYAALRMAGRGNAKGLLALGTLLVAALGVNLAIGVQDRVSDRVSNSETNQTRLAVYQEAYERTLDSPLFGYGAPRPSVLGEGVPAVGTQGQFWNVLFSHGFVGAGLFLGWFLWLCWRTRRAPTGTALWTHVVVVMTTVMIFYYGLMDSGLVIVMIAGALALREAESHPPVRARAAPLLAPEPVPAPL from the coding sequence ATGCCGGGCTCCCTTCCTCGCTGGCCGCTGTACGCGCTGTTCGTCGCGTTCCCGCTCTGGTGGACCCTCGGTCTGGGCGACATGATCTGGCCGCTGGTCGCCATCCCGATGACGGTCCTGCTGCTGCGCCACGGCGAGCTGCGCGCGCCCAAGGGCTTCGGCCTGTGGCTGCTGTTCCTGGTCTGGCTGCTCGCCTCGGGCATCCAGATCGACACCGGCGGCCGGATGATCGGCTTCCTCTACCGGGCGCTGATCTACCTCGCCGCCACCGTCATCTTCCTCTACGTCTACAACGGCACCGAACGCGACCTGCCCGCGCGCCGTGTCGCGCTCGTCCTCACCGCCTACTGGGCCGCCGTCATCGCCGGCGGCTACCTCGGCGTGCTCCTCCCGCACGGCTCGCTCGACACCCCCATGGCCCACCTCGTGCCCCAGGGCCTGCAACGCAACGAGCTGGTCGCACACATGGTCAACCCCCGCTTCTCGCAAGGCAATCCGGACGGCTTCTGGCAGAACGAGCCACGCCCGTCCGCCCCGTTCGCCTACACCAACGGATGGGGTCACAACTACGCCGAGCTGATCCCGTTCGTGCTGGTCGCCCTCGCCCACCTGCGGCGCGGACCGATGTTCCGGCTGATCCTGGTGCTGCTGCCCGTCTCGCTGGTCCCGGCCTTCCTGACCGTCAACCGGGGCATGTTCGTCGCCCTCGGCCTGGGCCTGGGCTACGCCGCCCTGCGGATGGCCGGCCGCGGCAACGCCAAGGGCCTGCTCGCGCTCGGCACGCTCCTGGTCGCCGCGCTCGGCGTCAACCTCGCCATCGGCGTGCAGGACCGCGTCTCCGATCGCGTCTCCAACAGCGAGACCAACCAGACGCGCCTGGCCGTCTACCAGGAGGCGTACGAACGCACCCTCGACTCACCGCTGTTCGGATACGGCGCGCCCCGCCCCTCGGTGCTCGGCGAGGGCGTGCCCGCCGTGGGCACCCAGGGCCAGTTCTGGAACGTGCTCTTCTCGCACGGCTTCGTCGGCGCCGGGCTGTTCCTCGGCTGGTTCCTGTGGCTGTGCTGGCGCACCCGCCGGGCGCCCACCGGCACGGCGCTGTGGACGCACGTCGTCGTCGTGATGACCACGGTGATGATCTTCTACTACGGCCTCATGGACTCCGGCCTGGTCATCGTGATGATCGCCGGGGCGCTCGCCCTGCGCGAGGCCGAGAGCCATCCACCCGTCCGGGCCAGAGCCGCGCCGCTGCTCGCGCCGGAGCCCGTCCCGGCTCCCCTCTGA
- a CDS encoding amidohydrolase family protein produces MGRVSVLHIKGRVLVGPGDDVRDELWVIGGRISHERPAAARDVTTLDGWVLPGLVDAHCHVGLDAHGAVDEATTEKQALADRDAGTLLIRDAGSPADTRWIDDRADLPPVIRAGRHIARTRRYIRNFAHEIEPADLAATVRREARRGDGWVKIVGDWIDREHGDLTPCWPADTARAAIAAAHEEGARVTAHCFAEDSLRDLVEAGIDCVEHATGLTEDTIPLFAEHGVAIVPTLVNIATFPRLAAGGEARFPRWADHMRRLHERRYDTVRAAHDAGIAIFTGTDAGGSLPHGLIAQEVAELVAAGIPVEDALGAATWRARAWLGRPGLAEGSPADLVVYAADPRQDVRILAEPSHVVLRGRMF; encoded by the coding sequence ATGGGGCGCGTGTCTGTACTGCACATCAAGGGACGAGTCCTCGTCGGCCCCGGGGACGACGTGCGGGACGAACTGTGGGTGATCGGCGGGCGGATCAGCCACGAACGGCCCGCAGCGGCCCGGGACGTCACCACGCTCGACGGCTGGGTGCTGCCCGGCCTCGTCGACGCGCACTGCCACGTGGGCCTGGACGCGCACGGCGCGGTGGACGAGGCCACCACCGAGAAGCAGGCGCTGGCCGACCGGGACGCGGGCACGCTGCTCATCCGTGACGCGGGCTCGCCGGCCGACACCCGGTGGATCGACGACCGTGCGGATCTGCCGCCCGTCATCAGGGCCGGGCGACACATCGCCAGGACCCGGCGTTACATCCGCAACTTCGCACACGAGATCGAGCCGGCGGACCTGGCCGCCACCGTGCGCCGCGAGGCGCGGCGCGGCGACGGCTGGGTCAAGATCGTCGGGGACTGGATAGACCGCGAGCACGGCGACCTCACGCCCTGCTGGCCCGCCGACACCGCCCGCGCGGCCATCGCCGCCGCCCACGAGGAGGGCGCCCGCGTCACCGCGCACTGCTTCGCCGAGGACTCGCTGCGCGACCTGGTCGAGGCCGGGATCGACTGCGTCGAGCACGCCACCGGGCTGACCGAGGACACCATCCCGCTCTTCGCCGAGCACGGCGTCGCCATCGTGCCCACCCTGGTCAACATCGCCACCTTCCCCCGGCTCGCGGCGGGCGGCGAGGCCAGGTTCCCCCGCTGGGCGGACCACATGCGGCGGCTGCACGAGCGCCGGTACGACACCGTGCGGGCCGCCCACGACGCCGGGATCGCCATCTTCACCGGCACCGACGCGGGCGGTTCGCTCCCGCACGGGCTGATCGCCCAGGAGGTCGCCGAGCTGGTCGCCGCGGGCATCCCGGTCGAGGACGCGCTCGGCGCCGCGACCTGGCGCGCGCGTGCCTGGCTGGGCCGGCCGGGACTCGCCGAGGGCTCCCCCGCGGATCTCGTCGTGTACGCGGCCGACCCGAGACAGGACGTGCGCATTCTGGCGGAGCCGAGTCATGTGGTGCTCAGGGGACGCATGTTCTGA
- the ectA gene encoding diaminobutyrate acetyltransferase, translating into MTAAHDLLEIPEGLTLDSPRPGDGAAIWRIARDSRVLDLNSSYSYLLWCRDYAHTSLVARDADGVPVGFITGYTRPRVPRTLLIWQVAVDHGRRGHGLAAAMLDALTRRATGELGVRAVETTVTPDNAASDRLFASFAERHRAPLTREVLFEAAAFPERGHQPEVLYRIGPLAPAPASAP; encoded by the coding sequence ATGACCGCCGCCCACGATTTGCTGGAAATTCCCGAAGGACTCACGCTCGACAGCCCCCGTCCCGGCGACGGGGCCGCCATCTGGCGCATCGCCCGGGACTCGCGGGTCCTGGACCTCAACTCGTCGTACAGCTATCTGCTGTGGTGCCGCGACTACGCGCACACCTCCCTCGTGGCCAGGGACGCGGACGGCGTCCCGGTCGGCTTCATCACCGGATACACCCGGCCCCGCGTCCCGCGCACGCTGCTGATCTGGCAGGTCGCGGTCGACCACGGGCGGCGCGGGCACGGCCTGGCCGCCGCGATGCTGGACGCGCTGACGCGCCGGGCGACCGGCGAGCTGGGCGTGCGCGCCGTCGAGACCACCGTCACGCCGGACAACGCCGCGTCCGACCGCCTCTTCGCCTCCTTCGCCGAACGGCACCGCGCGCCCCTGACCCGCGAGGTGCTGTTCGAGGCCGCCGCCTTCCCGGAGCGCGGGCACCAGCCGGAAGTGCTGTACCGGATCGGACCGTTGGCTCCCGCGCCCGCGTCGGCGCCCTGA
- a CDS encoding glycoside hydrolase family 26 protein: protein MSDNVSARRSPRRLWRVLAAAAFGFATLSAPTFPDPEPEPAPEPAARCPLDENLVPACGLLWGIYTTAANRGQDLYTTVTSIESDIGRTVDLVHRYHDFSGTGRSGVFPDEHERRLGADGSRVLLLNWTTRIHGEDDRARWDDVADGAYDDSVVRPAARRLKEWDQPVFLAFDHEAEGKRHPDQGDGADYARAWRHIHDVFEEEGVDNVTWVWITVGWLGHQETIADFYPGDDYVDWIGYDPFNYYVCRDNEWRSPSETIGPWYNWLMRNGFSDKPVMLAEYGTVADPENERAQAQWYRDLVPALSKYPNIRAVSVFDTHKVCDTRVSVRPGVLDAWGDVGRDPYVSRRR, encoded by the coding sequence ATGAGCGACAACGTGTCCGCCCGCCGCTCGCCGCGCCGCCTGTGGCGGGTACTGGCCGCCGCGGCGTTCGGCTTCGCCACCCTCAGCGCGCCGACGTTTCCCGACCCCGAACCCGAACCGGCACCCGAACCCGCCGCGCGGTGCCCGCTCGACGAGAACCTCGTCCCCGCATGCGGCCTGCTGTGGGGGATCTACACCACCGCCGCGAACCGGGGCCAGGACCTCTACACCACGGTGACCAGCATCGAGTCCGACATCGGCCGGACCGTCGACCTCGTCCACCGCTACCACGACTTCTCCGGCACCGGCCGCTCCGGCGTCTTCCCCGACGAGCACGAGCGGCGGCTCGGCGCGGACGGCTCCCGCGTCCTCCTCCTCAACTGGACGACCCGGATCCACGGCGAGGACGACCGCGCCCGGTGGGACGACGTCGCCGACGGCGCCTACGACGACTCCGTCGTCCGCCCCGCCGCGCGCCGGCTGAAGGAGTGGGACCAGCCCGTCTTCCTCGCCTTCGACCACGAGGCCGAGGGCAAGCGCCATCCCGACCAGGGCGACGGCGCGGACTACGCGCGCGCCTGGCGCCACATCCACGACGTCTTCGAGGAGGAGGGCGTCGACAACGTCACCTGGGTGTGGATCACCGTCGGCTGGCTCGGCCACCAGGAGACGATCGCCGACTTCTACCCGGGCGACGACTACGTCGACTGGATCGGCTACGACCCCTTCAACTACTACGTCTGCCGGGACAACGAGTGGCGCTCGCCCAGCGAGACGATCGGCCCCTGGTACAACTGGCTGATGCGCAACGGCTTCTCGGACAAGCCGGTGATGCTCGCCGAATACGGCACGGTCGCCGACCCGGAGAACGAGCGGGCGCAGGCCCAGTGGTACCGCGACCTCGTGCCCGCGCTGAGCAAGTACCCCAACATCAGGGCCGTCAGCGTCTTCGACACCCACAAGGTCTGCGACACGCGCGTGTCCGTGCGGCCCGGGGTCCTCGACGCCTGGGGCGACGTCGGCCGGGACCCGTACGTCTCCCGCCGCCGCTGA
- the thpD gene encoding ectoine hydroxylase, which yields MTTTPERTTDLYPTRGRTEVATPRQDPVVWSTPGTPGPFAADELAAFERNGFAAVERLVAPEEVLTYRAELDRLIADPAVRADDRSIVEPASREIRSVFEVHRMSEVFAGLVRDPRVVGRARQILGSDVYVHQSRINVKPGFGASGFYWHSDFETWHAEDGLPRMRTVSVSIALTDNLDTNGGLMIMPGSHLTFLGCAGETPKDNYKKSLRMQEAGTPSDEALTGFADRHGIKLFTGPAGSATWFDCNCVHGSGDNITPYPRSNVFIVFNSVENTAVEPFAAPVRRPEFIGARDFTPVR from the coding sequence ATGACCACCACGCCCGAGCGCACCACCGACCTGTACCCGACCCGGGGCCGGACCGAAGTGGCCACGCCCCGCCAGGACCCCGTGGTGTGGTCCACGCCAGGGACCCCTGGCCCGTTCGCCGCCGACGAACTGGCCGCCTTCGAGCGGAACGGATTCGCCGCCGTCGAGCGGCTCGTCGCCCCCGAGGAGGTGCTGACCTACCGGGCGGAGCTGGACCGGCTGATCGCCGACCCGGCCGTGCGCGCCGACGACCGCTCGATCGTCGAGCCCGCCTCGCGGGAGATCAGATCGGTCTTCGAAGTGCACCGGATGAGCGAGGTGTTCGCCGGACTGGTCCGCGACCCGCGCGTGGTCGGCCGCGCCCGGCAGATCCTGGGCTCGGACGTCTATGTGCACCAGAGCCGGATCAACGTCAAGCCCGGGTTCGGCGCCAGCGGCTTCTACTGGCACTCGGACTTCGAGACCTGGCACGCCGAGGACGGGCTGCCGAGGATGCGGACGGTGTCGGTGTCGATCGCGCTGACCGACAACCTCGACACCAACGGCGGCCTGATGATCATGCCCGGCTCGCACCTGACGTTCCTGGGCTGTGCCGGTGAGACACCGAAGGACAACTACAAGAAGTCGCTGCGGATGCAGGAGGCGGGCACGCCCTCCGACGAGGCGCTGACCGGCTTCGCGGACCGGCACGGGATCAAGCTCTTCACGGGCCCGGCCGGTTCGGCGACGTGGTTCGACTGCAACTGCGTGCACGGCTCGGGCGACAACATCACCCCGTATCCGCGCAGCAACGTCTTCATCGTCTTCAACAGCGTGGAGAACACCGCGGTCGAGCCGTTCGCGGCCCCCGTGCGCCGCCCGGAGTTCATCGGCGCGCGGGACTTCACCCCGGTCCGCTGA
- a CDS encoding ectoine synthase, whose translation MIVRSIADIEGTDRDVESASGTWRSKRVILAKEKVGFSLHETVLYAGTETSMWYAHHVEAVFCVEGEAELTNDETGEKHWITPGTMYLLDGHERHTLRPKTDFRVLCVFNPPVTGREDHDENGVYPLLTES comes from the coding sequence GTGATCGTCCGATCCATCGCCGACATCGAGGGCACCGACCGGGACGTCGAATCCGCCTCCGGCACATGGCGCAGCAAGCGCGTCATCCTCGCCAAGGAGAAGGTCGGCTTCTCGCTCCACGAGACCGTGCTCTACGCGGGCACGGAGACCTCCATGTGGTACGCGCACCACGTCGAGGCCGTGTTCTGCGTCGAGGGCGAGGCCGAGCTGACCAACGACGAGACCGGCGAGAAGCACTGGATCACGCCCGGCACGATGTATCTGCTGGACGGCCACGAGCGGCACACGCTGCGCCCGAAGACCGACTTCCGCGTGCTGTGCGTCTTCAACCCGCCGGTCACCGGCCGGGAGGACCACGACGAGAACGGCGTCTACCCGCTGCTGACCGAGAGCTGA
- the ectB gene encoding diaminobutyrate--2-oxoglutarate transaminase, which yields MFQTEPSVFTTLESEVRSYCRGWPVVFDRARGSYLYDEDGRPFLDFFAGAGSLNYGHNNPVLKRALLDYLERDGITHGLDMSTTAKRAFLESFRDLVLRPRGLDHKVMFPGPTGTNAVEAALKLARKVKGRESIISFTNAFHGMSLGALAVTGNAFKRAGAGIPLVHGTPMPFDDYLDGRTPDFIWFERLLDDAGSGLNKPAAVIVETVQGEGGVNVARPEWLRGLADLCRRHDMLLIVDDIQMGCGRTGPFFSFEEAGIVPDIITVSKSISGYGLPMSLTLFRPELDIWEPGEHNGTFRGNNPAFVTAAAALNVYWADGQTEKQTIGRGEQTEAALRVIAAEQAHAGGAYRGRGLVWGLTFDDPARAEAICHRAFELGLLLETSGPRGEVVKLLPALTITPEELDEGLRVLARAVRDTE from the coding sequence GTGTTCCAGACCGAGCCGAGCGTCTTCACGACCCTGGAGTCGGAGGTGCGCAGCTACTGCCGCGGCTGGCCGGTCGTCTTCGACCGCGCGCGCGGCAGTTACCTCTACGACGAGGACGGCCGCCCCTTCCTCGACTTCTTCGCGGGCGCCGGCTCGCTCAACTACGGCCACAACAACCCGGTCCTGAAACGGGCCCTGCTCGACTACCTGGAGCGCGACGGCATCACGCACGGCCTGGACATGTCGACCACGGCCAAGCGCGCGTTCCTCGAATCCTTCCGCGACCTCGTGCTGCGCCCGCGCGGCCTGGACCACAAGGTGATGTTCCCCGGTCCGACCGGCACCAACGCCGTGGAGGCCGCGCTGAAGCTGGCCCGCAAGGTGAAGGGCCGCGAGTCGATCATCTCGTTCACCAACGCCTTCCACGGCATGTCGCTGGGCGCGCTCGCCGTCACCGGCAACGCCTTCAAGCGCGCCGGGGCCGGCATCCCGCTCGTGCACGGCACCCCGATGCCGTTCGACGACTATCTCGACGGCCGCACCCCGGACTTCATCTGGTTCGAGCGGCTGCTGGATGACGCCGGCTCCGGGCTCAACAAGCCCGCCGCCGTCATCGTCGAGACCGTGCAGGGCGAGGGCGGCGTCAACGTCGCCCGGCCCGAGTGGCTGCGCGGCCTGGCCGACCTGTGCCGACGCCACGACATGCTGCTCATCGTCGACGACATCCAGATGGGCTGCGGGCGTACCGGGCCGTTCTTCTCCTTCGAGGAGGCCGGCATCGTGCCCGACATCATCACGGTGTCGAAGTCCATCAGCGGCTACGGGCTGCCGATGTCGCTGACGCTGTTCCGGCCGGAGCTGGACATCTGGGAGCCCGGCGAGCACAACGGCACCTTCCGGGGCAACAACCCGGCGTTCGTGACGGCCGCGGCGGCGCTGAATGTCTACTGGGCCGACGGGCAGACCGAGAAGCAGACCATCGGCCGCGGCGAGCAGACCGAGGCCGCGCTGCGCGTCATAGCCGCCGAGCAGGCGCACGCGGGCGGCGCGTACCGGGGCCGGGGACTGGTCTGGGGCCTGACGTTCGACGATCCGGCGCGCGCGGAGGCCATCTGCCACCGGGCGTTCGAGCTGGGGCTGCTGCTGGAGACCTCGGGACCGCGCGGCGAGGTCGTCAAGCTGCTCCCCGCCCTCACCATCACCCCGGAGGAGCTGGACGAGGGCCTGCGCGTACTGGCCAGGGCCGTGCGCGACACCGAGTGA